Proteins found in one Patescibacteria group bacterium genomic segment:
- a CDS encoding nucleotidyl transferase AbiEii/AbiGii toxin family protein, which translates to MYPEVLPEANRVLIPYLKKLSDFTLAGGTALALQLGHRVSVDYDFFSPALIDKKLFQKLKTIFKGCSITPLINTVDELTVLINDVKFTFLYYPYPTLGERVIWSDVTLFSVPDIAAMKAHTIGQRSTYKDYFDIYTILEMKKMTLTDIVILAEKTFGDEFNGRIFLEQLLYHDDLTDTDITLIRQTVSANVVFDYLAQAVASIKL; encoded by the coding sequence ATGTATCCAGAGGTTTTGCCAGAAGCTAATAGGGTTTTAATACCTTATTTAAAAAAACTCAGTGATTTTACGTTGGCTGGTGGTACTGCTTTGGCCTTACAACTCGGTCACCGTGTATCGGTTGATTATGATTTTTTTTCACCAGCTTTGATAGATAAAAAGTTATTTCAAAAGTTAAAGACTATATTTAAAGGTTGTAGTATTACCCCTTTAATCAATACTGTCGATGAATTGACTGTTCTCATTAATGATGTAAAGTTTACTTTTTTATATTATCCTTATCCAACTTTGGGAGAACGAGTGATATGGTCTGATGTGACGTTGTTTTCCGTGCCTGATATTGCTGCCATGAAGGCACACACGATCGGTCAGCGTAGTACCTATAAAGACTATTTTGATATTTATACCATATTAGAGATGAAAAAAATGACTTTAACAGACATCGTCATTTTGGCAGAGAAAACTTTTGGTGATGAGTTTAATGGTAGAATATTTTTAGAACAGTTACTTTATCACGATGATCTTACTGATACTGATATTACACTAATTCGTCAAACAGTATCGGCCAATGTAGTTTTTGATTATTTAGCACAGGCTGTAGCTTCGATAAAACTGTAA